One segment of Brassica napus cultivar Da-Ae chromosome C3, Da-Ae, whole genome shotgun sequence DNA contains the following:
- the LOC106387837 gene encoding signal recognition particle 9 kDa protein-like: protein MVYIVSWDEFVDRSVQLFKADPESTRYVVKYRHCDGKLVLKVTDNKECLKFKTDQAQEARKMEKLNNIFFTLMARGPDVDLSEVNGKEQMETQSVKKGSGRKQ, encoded by the exons ATGGTTTACATAGTTTCATGGGACGAATTCGTAGATCGATCTGTTCAGCTTTTCAAAGCTGATCCCGAATCT ACTCGGTATGTTGTCAAGTATAGACATTGTGATGGCAAGTTGGTTCTCAAGGTTACTGATAACAAAGAG TGTCTCAAGTTCAAGACGGACCAAGCACAAGAAGCAAGGAAGATGGAGAAACTGAATAACATATTCTTCACCCTCATGGCCAGAGGACCTGATG TTGATCTTTCTGAAGTGAACGGGAAAGAACAGATGGAGACACAATCTGTGAAGAAAGGAAGCGGAAGGAAGCAATAA